The genomic DNA TCCGTTCCCCCCCTTGACACGAACCCGGCGCAACCTTATCGTGAAGTGGGCGACGGTCCGGAATCCCGCGCAGATCGGCACCGTACCGGAGTCCGTCCCGTTCCGGGGCCGCCGCCGGTCCCGGCCATTTCCCGATAACCCTCTGCTTCCCGGTCCGGTGGGAACCAACCAAAAAGATTCGGCTGCGGATTCCCCGGATTCCGCTTGCCGGCAGGAGGCTTTCATGCAGGAATTCGAAATGAAAAAGACGGTGAAACAGATCGGGAAAAAAGTGGTGGCAGGCGCCATCGCGGTGGCGGTGCTTCTCTTTCTCCTGATTCTCAATCCCTTCGTGAAGATCGACGCGGGGGAGCGGGGGGTCGTGCTGAACTTCGGGGCGGTGCAGAACGAAGTCCTGGGGGAAGGGCTGCACCTGCGGATTCCGATCATGCAGAAGATCGTGAAGATGGACGTCAAGATCCAGAAGTCGGAGACCCGGTCGGAAGCGGCGAGCAAGGATCTCCAGGACATCAAGTCGTTGATCGCGCTGAATTACCACATCGTCCCGGACAAGGCCAACTGGGTGTACCAGAACGTCGGGGTGGCGTTCAAGGAGAGGATCATCGACCCGAACGTCCAGGAGGCCGTGAAGGCGGTGACGGCGAGGTACACCGCGGTCCAGCTGATCAGCGAGCGGGAGGCCGTAAGCACCGCGATCAAGGATACCCTGAGCCAGAAGCTGGCCGACTACAACCTGTTCGTGGACGGGTTCTCGGTCATCGATTTCAGCTTCTCCAAGAAGTTCACCGACGCGATCGAGTCGAAGCAGGAGGCGGAGCAGTTCGCCTTGAGGGCACAGAGGGACCTGGACAGGATCAAGATCGAGGCGGAGCAGAAGATCGCCCAGGCGAAGGCGGAGGCCGAGTCGCTGCGGCTCCAGAAGGGGCAGATCACCACGGAAATGATCGAGCTCAGAAAGATCGAGGCGATGCGGGAGGCGATCGCCAAGTGGAACGGCACCGTCCCGAACGTGCTCCTCTCGGGGGGAGGCGCGACGCCGCTCCTCAGCCTGGAGGGCCTGATGAAGAAGTAGCGGCGCGCGGCGGCTATCCCGCCGTCACGAACCGCATGACGTCACTCCACCACGGGGGATCCACGACGCCGGGCCAATCGTTGTGGCCCGCGCCCGGCATCACCCACAGCTTTTTCCTGCCGGTAAGCAGATCGAACAACCTGCGGCCGCGCTCGGGCGGGATGACTTCGTCCTGTTCCGCTACGGCTACCGCCACAGGCCCGGGGTACCGGTTCAGGTTCCGGACATTGTCATAGCGATCCCTGGTCAGCCATTTTGCCGGAAGAAACCAGTACACGGTCTGCGCCGTTCGGGGTAAGGAATCCCAGGGCGTAATCAGCACGACCCCGGCGACCGGGACCTGTCCCGAGCCCGCCACCGCGGCCGCNNNNNNNNNNNNNNNNNNNNNNNNNAACAGGTACAGCGGTCCGCCGAACTGTTCGACCGCGGCGCGGGCCGCCTCTACCCCGGCGGCAACAAAAGCGGATTCCCGCAATTCGCCTGCGCGCGCGCCGTATCCGGGGTACTCGAAGAGGACCAACAG from Deltaproteobacteria bacterium GWC2_65_14 includes the following:
- a CDS encoding HflC protein, producing MQEFEMKKTVKQIGKKVVAGAIAVAVLLFLLILNPFVKIDAGERGVVLNFGAVQNEVLGEGLHLRIPIMQKIVKMDVKIQKSETRSEAASKDLQDIKSLIALNYHIVPDKANWVYQNVGVAFKERIIDPNVQEAVKAVTARYTAVQLISEREAVSTAIKDTLSQKLADYNLFVDGFSVIDFSFSKKFTDAIESKQEAEQFALRAQRDLDRIKIEAEQKIAQAKAEAESLRLQKGQITTEMIELRKIEAMREAIAKWNGTVPNVLLSGGGATPLLSLEGLMKK